A genomic region of Elusimicrobiota bacterium contains the following coding sequences:
- a CDS encoding 2-oxoacid:ferredoxin oxidoreductase subunit beta: MPASITEAQFRSETKPDWCPSCGDFAVLSGLIKGLTQTGIAPKDVAVVSGIGCSSNLPGFIRTYGFHSLHGRSIPVATGVKLANPNLHVVVTGGDGDGYGIGIGHFIHAMRRNLNITYIVMNNEVYGLTTGQISPTSEKGHVTKTTPQGSLEEPINPVVLAIAAGATFVARAFSGDPNHMAKIIGQGISHKGFSLIDVFSPCVTFNKLNTYDYFRKRVFKLEDESHDPANFNSAMEKASMGNEKIPLGVLWKTERPTLDAEKLKGSTFPAEWNGSSGLTDQQFESLLAELK, translated from the coding sequence ATCGGGTCTGATCAAGGGATTGACCCAGACCGGCATCGCTCCTAAGGACGTGGCCGTGGTGTCGGGCATCGGCTGCTCATCGAATCTTCCCGGGTTTATCCGCACTTATGGTTTTCATAGCCTGCACGGCCGGTCCATCCCCGTGGCCACCGGCGTCAAACTCGCCAACCCCAACCTTCATGTCGTCGTAACCGGCGGTGACGGCGACGGTTACGGCATCGGCATCGGCCATTTCATCCATGCCATGCGTCGGAATTTAAACATCACTTATATTGTGATGAACAATGAGGTGTACGGATTGACCACGGGCCAAATCTCGCCGACCTCAGAGAAGGGCCATGTCACTAAAACCACGCCTCAGGGCTCTTTGGAAGAGCCGATTAACCCCGTTGTTCTGGCGATTGCCGCGGGAGCCACGTTCGTGGCCCGTGCCTTTTCCGGAGACCCTAACCATATGGCCAAAATCATCGGCCAGGGCATCAGCCATAAGGGCTTTTCCCTGATTGATGTTTTTTCTCCTTGCGTCACATTCAATAAGCTCAATACTTATGATTATTTCCGCAAGCGCGTTTTTAAGCTGGAAGACGAGAGCCATGATCCGGCGAATTTTAACTCAGCCATGGAGAAAGCCTCCATGGGCAATGAAAAAATTCCATTGGGCGTTTTATGGAAGACCGAACGCCCGACCTTGGACGCCGAAAAGCTTAAAGGGTCAACCTTCCCCGCCGAATGGAACGGCTCATCCGGATTAACGGATCAGCAGTTCGAGTCGTTGCTCGCTGAATTAAAGTAG